The Miscanthus floridulus cultivar M001 chromosome 6, ASM1932011v1, whole genome shotgun sequence genomic interval TCGCTAttcttgttcgagagagtctcaaaGCTACTGTAGAaagagttggtcttgttcgaccttggtctggagctcacggagctgctctaggtctgggcgctgaggtcgtgcaagagcgacgttctcattttgTGCGGTCAGCAGGGCAATGCGTGGGGGCGTGGCGGCGCCCGCCCCTGGGCGaagtggggagcggctacctgccgcctcgtcctcttcgcctgccctcgacatctcgagcccgacgtggaaacactcgcgagtgggatcgtaagtgccttcatcgtcggagtcggagtaaccaaagcagtagtcgcttgcggccaagaactggcgcaaagccctagAGTCGTGGAGCCCAGAGAAATCCACTctaggccatgcctcgtcctcatccgaggagtcgacgtgggtgcttaggtcgagaccgAAGCGTTGGCTgcgctctgagggatcctcgtgagcggcagcgtatgcgtaggcgtaagaagcggtggcatttctcaacccaaaggggtatgggaatGGTGCCGTCGCTAGATTATgctccgccggggtcggttcttcagggagtggtggagcggagcttaacgactgggcatcgccacgagccaccggcgattttcctttgtccaagctcaggccagacaggtccctagccagggaccccgtaccaacagctgatCGCAGGATATCAGCGGGGAGTGGCATGCCGCCCTAGGtttgcgtagcgtcggggtggccttgctcgtgtcgtgcctggcgagcgtggcgagagcggccgcccgggcgccacctgcgcctgggctgccggtgcgtaacttcatcgtcggacggtggggcccgaggagcgaggagtaccatgtcgtactcatgccctagagatatgaactctaggctcccaaaccaaaccacggtgccgagacgcaatggtcgtacggggtctgccatccgaaacctgctgggatgatgaaactgacacgcagagccccctacctggcgcgccaactgtcggtgtttcagaccggggggtcCACGACCGACCAGTGagtttgttctgcgtgctcccgattccggatagtgatgcaaagagacacaagatttatactggttcaggcaatcggcgccctacatccagtctgagagatcgaactcgtattccttgcaccgaagtgctcgtagtagggggttacaagctaagggagagagggaactagtcccaggtctcgacaGGGTGTTGTGTGGGCCatctgagatgttgctctcaagcggctggaatatGCGCGTGTCTATGTGTTACAAGgtgtcctcctccttcctcctctctaaatggcccaagtcctcgccttttatagttgaagggaagacaaggacagtacatgtgttaactatgcggcgtcgtgccaacaggggcggcatgtccgagccatatggcctgttcctgtggcggcgtggtcgtcggagtggtccatccttggggTACTGGGgcagcgtggtcgtcccatcagatcctgtgcgtcgtgggagccccgggaatgcctcggagtggacgtggcggcgaacgtgcaagccactgtggatggactgtgcgcgaggccgagacttggttggtgtcgaggcttgtactgcggtggggggtctcggcaggcacgaaccccaagatcgccgaggccccggtgtacagtgccgaggccttgagcgggcggccgaTCATgagtacagcgttaggacacagtggccggtaatccccgtcgtaccctgtcccagccggtatggcgctgatcgtggacacagtggtgggacacagtagccggtaatccccgccgtgccctgtcccggccggcatggcgctgatgcgacctcgggtcgcgtcggctgTTCTGTGGCGTGgagccaccgtccggctgagattgcaggagtggttgaagcattaatgagacatgacacgttgtcgggagggtcggccgaggcagggggcgacggaccgcggacgagccggcctcgagcgacacggagaatgaggcctcgcgtgagacggagatcaggctccttgccgaggcctcgcgcaagaggcctcgcacgatacggagaacgcacctcctaccgaggccttccgtggagagcctcgggcgaggcggagacggcgttccctgccgaggccttccttggggagcctcgcacgaagcggagttcGCATCAGAATGCCGAGGCCTCtcgctcgaggctcgaggcgaggagggagaggacccagtgggctcggtcgtggcggatgaggggcccacgacttaccttctagcttttcttattattttttttagatgggactttagcgaccctatttgatgttttgcttggggtaccccatactaaggtacccgacaatatccgatccgttttcatagCTATGCGGGATGATCCAcatctagggatgaaaatggtacggatattttccgaccgtattcgaaaccgaatctgtttagaggggttgagatctgtccatatccgaatccggatatccaacatccgataccgtatccgtatccgaatactcaaatcgcatatttatgatgtcgatatccaatcgtatcctatccgacatagttgacactatccgtattcaaatccgaatccggacagaaatatgaaaacaaatgtaatatcgatgatatccgttcgtatccgatccgttttcatccctatccaCATCCACTCACAAATTCACTGGCAGCTAGCGCTGCTTGAACCGGTCACGCAACGGTGACGCATTGTTTTAGAGCCAACCACATCGATAGGAACACTAGTAGGGCTACTACTGCTACTAGGACCATTAACCCTGGCCGGTTGCCCTCCATGCTCTTGCCTAAGCCGGGgtaaaatacccgatacccattacccgtacccgaattacccgaacccggacccgaattacccgaacccgaagtacccgatcccaaattcggatagcgattttgattacccgaaattagtttgggtaattcgggtaatatcccccggtacccaaactacccaaagatttgtttttgtctttgtatttatcatgtgttgttagctgaaccatttaacttatcactttattagaatataattctctctatttgaatgagtgactgtaatatattattctctacaaattgctattgaaattctatacaaattgctgctgaaattatatatagatcgctactgaaatttagtgtagtttgttgttttttgtaaatttgggtatatcgggtaatacccgaacccgaattatcgggtacccgaatttgcggatAGTGTTTTTTCGGAGGTAATATCGAgtagcaattttcattacccAAATTTTGAATTATCCGAATTACCcaacccgaaaaaatcgggtaacccgaacgcccatgCTTACTCTTGCCTCTTTGGACTTGGCCACGCACGTTTCTGTCTCGCGGAGTCGCAGTCCTGCAGTCTGCTTCGGGGGAGCCAGCCGGGGAGGGGAATCATTGATGGTTTCGAAACATCGCAAATGGATGGGGAAATGGTTATCTAGCTTAGCGCACATGTGTCTGCATCGTCTCGCACGTTTCTGTCGGTGTCAGCTAAACGCACCGAGATTATCCATTTCGTTACCGCTGATGGCGCACCTCAACCATAAACAATCCGAGATCAGTACACATGGATTAGCACCCTTTTCACAGTCATGCTTATTTGTCAtaatacagtatttttctcttccaaCAAAACAGTATCAGTCGATTTATAAGTCATAGAAACGAACATGGTGTAGATTTAACCCTAATCTGTCGATCCCATTAATAACCCGAGTCTGGGGAGCCCTTGGCCTGTCACGCCACCGAACGACACTGGGCAGAAGCCGCGCCGAACTGCCGAAGCCGATCAGGATAGAACCAACCCATCCCATCGAGGCGCGGGGCGCAGAGAGTCGGCTTCCACGGTTCCACTTCCGCCGCCGGGCGAGACGCGCGTCGGCTGCCCGCTGTCCTCGCGGCCAACCTCACTCCTCCCTCCCACGCTCGCCACCACACCGACGAAAGTCTTTGCTAACGCCAGCACCCAGCAGCAGCCTCCGCCCCAGCCCCCGCCTCGCCGTTAAATAACATCTCCATCTCGCTTTGCTCCCGCACAAACCACGCCATCACTCCTGTTAACTAGTACATTCTCCGCGGCAGTGGCAGCAGCGGGAGGGAGGACCAGCGGCCGCGGCGACCTGGTGGTGGTGCGCCGGCAGGAGGTGGGTTTCGGCGgcttcggcgtcggcgtcggcgaaggGCGAGGATGGAGAGCACGCTCAAGGGGATACGCGGCAGCGACGCGCCGTGCGTGCTGGACATGGACGACGCGGCCACCGTCGCTGGCGGCGTCGaggacacctacggcgaggaccGCGCCACCGAGGAGCAGCTCGTCACGCCCTGGACCGTCTCCGTCGCCAGGtgagcgtgcgtgcgtgcgttgcGTGTGCGTTGCCTGATTCGTTCCCGAGGCTAGTACAGGGTAAGGTTTCTGATCGATCCACCCGCGGTGACTGGGCCCCGTTGTTTCTCCGCCGGCGACAGACGTGCCCTCGTGTGCGTTTGTTGAAACGAGAAATCCGTGCGACCAACCTTCATGCCGTGTTATTTCGGACCTAGTCTTGTTCAGATCATTTTcttctttctgttctttttttttcatATCCTGTTTTGATCGAGCAAGTACTTTGCAGTGATTGATGCCAGTGAAAATATATCCTCATCCACTCTGAAAAAGTGGAGTTATGAACTTATAAGTTACGATGCTTGAAGTTTGGATCACATCAAACCATGTTACTTTTCCCATTTTGTTAACCCAGGGGCTAGGTGTTCACCGAATTAACCTGGTGTCTACTTTGCTTGCTCATAGGGGGTTATGGTAGGATTGATTCATCTAAATAGAATGGGTGATCACCTGTCAGAAAGGACAAATTAGCACTACTGTATAGGTGTTTCGACAAAAGCAACTTTGTTTTGTTTGGCAGTATAATTTGACatgtggatttttttttcttggtCGGTGTGTCGCAGCGGTTACAATTTGCTGAGGGATCCCCGTTACAACAAGGGACTTGCGTTCACAGAGAGGGAGCGTGAGACGCACTACCTCCGTGGCCTTCTGCCACCAGCTTTTGTATCCCAGGAGCTCCAGGTTCAACGATCCTCAATACTTTTCTGTCATGAAACAATTTAAATTTGTCTGCCCACCTGATCCTAGTGTATTCTGATGTCATCAGGAGAGAAAGATCATGAATAATATCCGACAATACCAGTTGCCTTTGCAGCGCTACATGGCCCTCATGGACCTCCAGGTAACTGATCATTAAGTTTCCTTGTTATGCATGGTATACCTGATATAAGGAGTTCATTTGGGTTATACTTTTCTCTCGTACCATCTTATTACAGGAAGGGAATGAGAGGCTTTTCTACAAGCTGCTAATTGACAATGTGGAGGAGTTACTTCCGATCGTGTACACACCAACTGTTGGTGAGGCCTGCCAAAAGTACGGATCCATATTTAGTCGCCCTCAGGGTCTTTATATCAGTTTGAAGGAGAAGTAAGTTTTGCTTTATGGATTTTTTTGGTCTCCAGAATGCCATTGCCTGTTTAGGTTCATATGGTGTTTTATTGGGTTGCGCAGGGGAAAGATCCTTGAGGTGCTGAAGAACTGGCCAGAGAGGAGCATTCAAGTTATCGTTGTTACTGATGGTGAACGGATTTTGGGGCTTGGAGATCTTGGATGCCAGGTATGGTCATCTTATTCTAGGTGTATTGAGCATTGATGACAAGCAATCTCCCAGGCTTTCTGCTAATTAAGATAACATCTATTTAGGGAATGGGGATTCCTGTTGGTAAACTTTCCCTTTACACTGCCTTGGGAGGAGTTCGTCCATCTGCTGTAAGCTTTTCATATCTACCTTTATGCTGGTTATTCAGACTGCTTTTTTCTTGACACATAAATGAACATGATATCAATAATGTTGTAGTGCTTGCCAATCACATTGGATGTTGGTACAAACAATGAGGAGCTGCTTAATGACGAATTTTACATTGGCTTGAGACAAAGAAGAGCCACGGGCCAGGTTGGTGTAACAGGACACCAACATATTCTTCTTGTTTTCCTATCTTGTTCTAGTTCAAACTGAAGTCATTTTTGTACTATTCAGGAGTACACTGATTTTCTGCAAGAATTTATGAGTGCTGTGAAACAAAACTATGGGGAGAAAGTGCTCATTCAGGTAAGGCACAATGGCACATACTAAGAAGGCTCTATACATTATCAGAGCTAAGCTTGAAATAGAAATTTATGCAACTGGCAAATGAGTAATCCCAAACTTGCACTTCTATATCTGAGACCCTATTACATCTTTACCTGACTATTGTTTATCATGCAGTTTGAGGATTTTGCCAACCATAATGCTTTTGATCTCCTTGCAAGATATGGCACCACTCACCTTGTATTCAATGATGATATTCAGGTAGTATAATTTGATGCCTTATAACTTGTTTGCCAAGTGACTTACTGTGTCATATTTACAAAATAAGATTAAATGCAAGTTGGCTTATTAAAAAGTGATTTCTTAAATTTGTAATGCTTATATATTGCAGGGAACAGCTTCTGTGGTTCTTGCTGGGCTTATTGCAGCACAAACACTACTTGGTGGTTCATTGGCAGATCACACTTACCTTTTCCTGGGTGCTGGAGAGGTCATTTTCTGTGTGACTCTTTTATAGGCATTTAATTTCAAGCAAGTTTTTATATGCTGATTTCTACGGTATTGTTATCTAATAAAATACCAGATGTAATGTACTGATCTAACCCGCATTATTCCAAGCGCGTCATGCTATATGCAAACCAAGTATCGACTCAACTATTTGTAATTTGGTAGTCAAAATAGCGTATATCATTCTTATTTTATTAGTGGAGCTTTCTATGCCTGGGATttatatttataattttttttaactcAACTTGTTCACAACTGCATTTTTCTCAGATCCCAATGTTGGTTTGTTTGCCATCTTTCTTCCCATATCAATAGTTGCTCTGTTGCTTGCAGGCTGGGACAGGTATCGCTGAACTTATAGCTCTTGAGATCTCACGTCAGGTGCTTCTTCATTTCCTGTTGGTATTTTCTGTTGTTTCCGGCTTGTGCTATACACATCTGGATGGCCTAACAATTTCTAAATGTGCAGACGAAAGCTCCTATAGAGGAGTGCCGCAAGAAAATCTGGCTTGTTGATTCAAAGGTCAATTTTATCAAGAGGGCCTCCTCGCTTTTATTTCATTATATCTTTGTCTCAGAACATCAGTTTATTCCTTATTGCTAACTGAAATACTGATCAATTAACAGGGCTTGATTGTCAGTACACGAAAGGAGTCCCTTCAACACTTCAAGAAACCATGGGCTCATGAGCATAAACCAGTCAGCAACCTCTTAGATGCTGTTAAtgtatgattttgccctcaagaaaAATTATGGATTCTATATGTATCATGGCCACCTGAATCTTTACAATCCTGTATCCTGACCCAAACGGCATTCCAGGCTATCAAACCAACAGTGTTGATTGGCACATCCGGGAAGGGGCAAACTTTCACAAAAGACGTTGTTGAAGCGATCTCCTTATTTAACGAGGTAACTTCCACTAACTCAACTTGTTAGTTCTGAGTCTATTGAGGCAACAAGGCTAGAAGCTCAGTGTTTTGTTAAACGCCACAGAGACCAATCATTCTTGCCCTTTCGAACCCAACATCGCAATCAGAATGCACAGCTGAGCAAGCTTACACATGGAGCAAGGTAATGATCTCAGTCAGCAGTCACGCCAACTTT includes:
- the LOC136456477 gene encoding NADP-dependent malic enzyme-like, translated to MESTLKGIRGSDAPCVLDMDDAATVAGGVEDTYGEDRATEEQLVTPWTVSVASGYNLLRDPRYNKGLAFTERERETHYLRGLLPPAFVSQELQERKIMNNIRQYQLPLQRYMALMDLQEGNERLFYKLLIDNVEELLPIVYTPTVGEACQKYGSIFSRPQGLYISLKEKGKILEVLKNWPERSIQVIVVTDGERILGLGDLGCQGMGIPVGKLSLYTALGGVRPSACLPITLDVGTNNEELLNDEFYIGLRQRRATGQEYTDFLQEFMSAVKQNYGEKVLIQFEDFANHNAFDLLARYGTTHLVFNDDIQGTASVVLAGLIAAQTLLGGSLADHTYLFLGAGEAGTGIAELIALEISRQTKAPIEECRKKIWLVDSKGLIVSTRKESLQHFKKPWAHEHKPVSNLLDAVNAIKPTVLIGTSGKGQTFTKDVVEAISLFNERPIILALSNPTSQSECTAEQAYTWSKGQAVFATGSPFDPVEYNSKIHVPGQANNAYIFPGFGLGVVMSGAIRVHDDMLLAASEALAQQVTEENFEKGLIYPPFSNIRKISAHIAAIVAAKAYELGLASRRPRPKDLVKFAESCMYSPIYRNYR